Proteins encoded together in one Candidatus Methylomirabilota bacterium window:
- the glpX gene encoding class II fructose-bisphosphatase, with product MAELMDRNLALELSRVTEAAALAAARLMGRRDRDGADQAAVDAMRYALSALDIDGTVVIGEGQKGPVPILQVGERVGTGSAPTLDVAVDPIDGVTLLANGRPGAISVAALADRHTLFSTQLAYMDKIVVGPQAAGAININAPVKENLQRIAQAEGREVDDLTVVMLDRPRHERLIKEVKEAGARIKLISEGDVAPGVMAAMEEDTGIDVLMGIGGSPEAVLIACALKCLGGQMQCRFWPRDEQERRILEAEGHDLDRILTVDDLCKGSNVFVAVTGITDGELLRGVRYTGGYARTTSLMMRSVSGGVRWMEARHDLKRLKEIAGTRYEGVKHRQIHH from the coding sequence ATGGCCGAGCTAATGGATCGAAACCTGGCTCTCGAGCTCAGCAGGGTTACTGAGGCTGCTGCTTTGGCGGCGGCTCGCCTGATGGGCAGACGCGACCGCGATGGCGCCGATCAGGCCGCCGTTGACGCGATGCGCTATGCCCTGAGCGCGTTGGACATTGACGGCACGGTAGTCATTGGGGAGGGGCAAAAAGGACCGGTCCCTATACTGCAGGTGGGAGAGCGGGTCGGCACAGGCTCCGCCCCGACTCTTGATGTTGCGGTAGATCCGATTGACGGCGTCACGCTCCTCGCCAATGGCCGACCCGGCGCAATCTCTGTTGCGGCGCTTGCTGATCGGCATACACTGTTTTCCACCCAGCTTGCCTACATGGATAAGATTGTTGTCGGGCCTCAGGCCGCAGGTGCGATCAACATTAACGCGCCCGTCAAAGAGAACCTGCAACGGATCGCTCAGGCTGAGGGCCGGGAGGTTGATGACCTCACGGTGGTCATGCTCGATCGGCCACGCCACGAGCGCCTCATCAAAGAGGTGAAAGAGGCCGGAGCCAGGATCAAACTGATCAGTGAGGGGGACGTTGCGCCCGGGGTGATGGCGGCAATGGAGGAGGACACCGGTATCGATGTCCTTATGGGAATCGGAGGCTCGCCGGAGGCGGTGCTCATTGCCTGCGCGTTGAAGTGTTTAGGTGGTCAGATGCAATGCAGGTTCTGGCCGAGGGATGAACAAGAACGGCGGATCCTCGAGGCGGAGGGTCACGATTTAGATCGCATTTTAACCGTAGATGACCTCTGCAAGGGGAGCAATGTATTTGTGGCCGTCACCGGCATCACTGATGGTGAATTACTTCGAGGGGTTCGCTATACGGGAGGATACGCACGTACAACCTCGCTGATGATGCGCTCCGTTTCCGGGGGAGTGCGATGGATGGAGGCGCGGCATGATCTGAAGCGCCTGAAGGAGATTGCCGGAACCCGTTACGAAGGCGTAAAGCACCGGCAGATACACCATTAA
- the tkt gene encoding transketolase gives MKNVQESLDQLCINTIRTLAMDGVQKANSGHPGLPMGAAAMAYTLWTRALRHNPTHPSWPNRDRFILSPGHGCMLLYCLLHLTGYGLSLDELKQFRQWGSRTPGHSEHGVTPGVETTTGPLGQGFGNGVGMAIAERFLAHHFNRPGYPIVDHYVYAIVSDGDLMEGITSEAASLAGHLGLGKLIYLYDDNRITIDGSTDMAFTENVGQRFEAYGWHVQRVDGNDVKMIDVALSAAQAAHDRPSLIIARTHIAYGSPNKQDTAEAHGSPLGDEEIRLTKEALGWPLEPTFYIPDEALAHFREALQRGRTWEAEWQTGFDAYAAAYPELAEEWNRVMSGQLPEGWVEKIPIFTPAGGSLATREASGKVLNAIAPSLPTLIGGSADLTPSNNTYLKGDGDFQRSSPGGRNLHFGVREHAMGSILNGMALHQGVIPYAGTFLVFSDYMRPAIRVAALSHIHVIYVFTHDSIGLGEDGPTHQPIEHLSSLRAIPNLTVIRPADATETAVAWRAALEHRSGPVALALTRQKLPILDRTKFPSAELLLKGGYILTDADQGHPRVILIATGSEVHLALEAWGRLADEGIPARVVSMPSWELFDRQPEVYRNEVLPPAVTARLAIETGTPHGWHRYVGLLGGVIGMTRFGASAPYQVLMQQFGYTAEHVVSRAMELLA, from the coding sequence GTGAAAAACGTTCAGGAATCGCTTGACCAGTTGTGTATCAATACCATCCGAACGCTGGCAATGGATGGGGTTCAAAAGGCGAACTCTGGGCATCCGGGGCTGCCGATGGGGGCAGCTGCCATGGCATACACGCTCTGGACGCGTGCGCTCAGGCACAATCCGACTCATCCGTCGTGGCCGAACCGTGATCGGTTTATCCTGTCACCCGGCCATGGGTGTATGTTGCTGTATTGTCTTCTTCACCTGACCGGCTATGGCCTCTCCCTCGATGAACTCAAGCAGTTCCGACAGTGGGGTAGCCGAACTCCTGGCCATTCGGAACATGGCGTGACACCAGGTGTGGAGACGACGACGGGCCCCCTCGGCCAGGGTTTCGGCAACGGCGTCGGAATGGCGATCGCGGAGCGATTTCTGGCTCACCACTTTAACCGGCCGGGATACCCGATTGTTGACCACTATGTGTACGCCATTGTGAGCGACGGCGACCTCATGGAAGGGATCACCTCCGAGGCAGCCTCGCTTGCCGGGCATCTTGGCCTGGGCAAGCTCATCTACCTGTACGACGATAATCGGATCACCATCGACGGCAGCACCGATATGGCCTTCACCGAGAACGTAGGACAACGCTTTGAGGCTTATGGATGGCATGTCCAGCGGGTGGATGGAAACGATGTCAAGATGATCGATGTCGCGCTGAGCGCGGCACAGGCCGCGCATGACCGCCCGTCACTTATTATCGCCAGGACCCACATCGCCTACGGCAGCCCGAATAAGCAGGATACGGCAGAGGCGCACGGGTCGCCTCTGGGAGACGAGGAGATACGACTGACCAAGGAGGCGTTGGGCTGGCCGTTGGAACCCACGTTTTATATCCCTGATGAGGCGCTGGCCCACTTTCGAGAAGCCCTGCAGCGGGGTCGTACCTGGGAAGCGGAGTGGCAAACCGGATTCGATGCCTATGCGGCGGCGTATCCCGAACTTGCGGAAGAGTGGAACAGGGTGATGAGTGGACAACTGCCGGAGGGCTGGGTCGAAAAGATTCCAATCTTTACCCCTGCCGGTGGGAGCCTGGCTACCCGTGAGGCCTCAGGTAAGGTGCTCAATGCGATCGCCCCATCCCTGCCGACTCTCATCGGCGGCTCGGCCGACTTGACCCCATCGAACAACACCTATCTGAAAGGAGACGGCGACTTCCAGCGGTCAAGCCCCGGAGGCCGGAACCTTCACTTTGGTGTTCGAGAGCATGCGATGGGTTCGATCCTTAACGGCATGGCGCTGCACCAGGGGGTAATCCCATATGCTGGGACATTCCTCGTTTTTTCCGACTACATGCGCCCCGCCATCCGGGTCGCTGCACTGTCGCATATCCATGTGATCTATGTCTTTACCCATGACAGTATCGGCTTGGGCGAAGATGGTCCCACCCACCAGCCGATTGAACATTTGTCTTCTCTTCGGGCCATACCCAACCTCACTGTCATCCGCCCTGCCGACGCGACAGAAACGGCGGTCGCCTGGCGCGCCGCCCTGGAACACCGTAGCGGGCCCGTGGCGCTGGCCCTTACCAGACAGAAGCTCCCGATTCTCGACCGGACGAAATTTCCGTCCGCCGAACTGCTTCTGAAGGGAGGGTATATCCTGACTGATGCCGACCAGGGGCATCCGCGCGTGATCCTCATAGCCACCGGGTCGGAGGTGCATCTCGCCCTTGAGGCGTGGGGACGACTGGCCGATGAAGGCATCCCCGCTCGCGTCGTCAGTATGCCGAGCTGGGAACTGTTTGACCGGCAGCCTGAGGTGTATCGCAACGAGGTGCTTCCCCCGGCAGTGACTGCTCGCCTTGCTATTGAGACCGGTACGCCGCACGGTTGGCACCGCTACGTGGGCCTGCTCGGAGGAGTAATCGGCATGACACGATTCGGGGCCTCAGCTCCGTATCAAGTCCTTATGCAGCAATTCGGCTATACGGCTGAGCATGTCGTGTCCCGAGCTATGGAGCTCCTGGCATAA
- a CDS encoding phosphoribulokinase, whose protein sequence is MAKTTPLLLGIGGDSGTGKSTFVGGIYKIFGPEKITNINLDDYHTFDRTQRKIYGLTALHPAANNMALMGKHAWQLKNAEKIIKPVYDHSTGCFAEPEEVEPNQIVIIGGLFPFFTQELRNVFDLKVYLDPDEELKRAWKIHRDAGRRGYSIEQVMKEIEARQEDIRKHIEPQKEYADIIIRFYPPNGTWSPQDDAHLNVRLFLSRTLPKTGLDELLQEAMGRKTRRAVRLVDEDYYGQPFHTLEIDGSISPQTAAGLEQRIWAHLLAPMKVIQDLAPDKLGSFAAGEASGHSDALALVQLISIYYLLQAREARQQAPQEGLAGVAEG, encoded by the coding sequence ATGGCTAAGACCACCCCGCTCCTGCTCGGTATCGGCGGAGATAGTGGGACCGGGAAGTCTACGTTTGTTGGCGGTATCTATAAAATTTTTGGTCCTGAGAAGATTACCAACATCAATCTTGATGATTACCACACGTTCGACCGTACGCAACGCAAGATCTACGGGCTGACCGCCCTTCATCCGGCGGCCAACAACATGGCCTTAATGGGCAAGCACGCCTGGCAGCTCAAAAACGCCGAGAAGATCATCAAGCCGGTGTATGATCATTCGACCGGCTGTTTCGCGGAACCTGAAGAGGTCGAGCCAAACCAGATTGTCATCATCGGCGGTCTGTTCCCGTTTTTTACCCAGGAACTGAGGAATGTCTTCGACCTGAAGGTGTATCTGGACCCGGATGAGGAACTGAAACGGGCCTGGAAGATTCATCGGGATGCCGGAAGGCGAGGCTACAGCATTGAGCAGGTCATGAAGGAGATCGAGGCCCGGCAGGAGGATATCAGGAAGCACATCGAACCCCAGAAGGAATATGCCGACATTATCATCCGATTCTACCCTCCCAACGGCACCTGGAGCCCGCAGGATGATGCCCACTTGAACGTCCGCCTCTTCCTCAGTCGAACCCTGCCGAAGACCGGCCTGGATGAACTGCTGCAAGAGGCGATGGGCCGGAAGACCCGGAGGGCCGTTCGGCTGGTGGATGAGGACTATTATGGTCAACCCTTCCACACCCTGGAAATCGACGGCTCCATCTCTCCCCAAACGGCGGCGGGACTGGAGCAAAGGATCTGGGCCCATCTCCTCGCCCCGATGAAAGTAATTCAGGATCTGGCGCCGGACAAGCTCGGCAGTTTTGCCGCAGGCGAAGCCTCCGGTCACAGCGATGCCCTGGCCCTTGTACAACTTATATCGATTTATTACCTGCTCCAAGCCAGAGAGGCGCGGCAGCAGGCCCCGCAGGAAGGGCTTGCAGGGGTCGCCGAGGGATAA
- the gap gene encoding type I glyceraldehyde-3-phosphate dehydrogenase → MVRIAINGFGRIGRLAFRAAWEQKRALDIVAINDPAGARTDALLLEFDSNYGPFPAKVESDEGSMRVDGKRITVFRERDWTRLNWSDVGADIVLECSGRGTARPEAEKHLVAGAKRVLISAPGKDEDLTIVLGVNEERYDPGQHRIISNGSCTTNCLAPVAKVLLDAFGIQWGFMSTVHSYTNSQAIHDRGAEDVRESRAAALNIIPTDTGAARALVKVIPELAGRFNGMAYRVPTPTVSVIDLVAELGCDVTPETVNAAFRTATTGRLRGILEVCDRPLVSMDFKGDPHSSIVDALMTLVLKDRIVKVVAWYDNEWGYSCRMADLAAYVAAQDLKRDQQRLWGVAKGTKPS, encoded by the coding sequence ATGGTAAGGATCGCGATCAACGGCTTCGGACGAATCGGCCGGCTGGCGTTTCGAGCGGCGTGGGAGCAGAAGAGGGCGCTTGATATAGTGGCCATCAACGATCCGGCCGGCGCCCGCACCGACGCCTTGTTGCTGGAATTCGACTCGAACTACGGGCCTTTTCCCGCAAAGGTCGAGAGCGACGAAGGCAGCATGCGGGTCGACGGGAAGCGGATTACGGTCTTCCGGGAGCGTGATTGGACCAGGCTCAACTGGTCGGATGTGGGCGCCGACATTGTGCTGGAGTGCAGCGGTCGGGGGACCGCCCGCCCGGAGGCCGAAAAGCATCTTGTGGCGGGAGCCAAACGGGTGCTGATCTCCGCCCCAGGGAAGGACGAGGATCTGACGATCGTGCTGGGGGTCAATGAGGAACGATACGATCCGGGGCAACACCGGATCATCTCTAACGGGTCGTGCACAACCAACTGCCTCGCGCCGGTCGCAAAGGTGCTCCTCGATGCGTTCGGAATCCAATGGGGGTTCATGAGTACGGTGCATAGCTACACCAATTCGCAGGCGATTCACGATCGCGGGGCGGAAGACGTGAGGGAGTCAAGGGCCGCTGCGCTCAATATCATTCCGACCGATACCGGCGCTGCGCGAGCCCTTGTCAAGGTGATTCCGGAGCTGGCCGGTCGGTTCAACGGGATGGCCTACCGGGTACCGACGCCCACGGTGTCCGTGATCGATTTAGTCGCGGAGCTTGGTTGTGATGTCACCCCTGAGACGGTGAATGCCGCATTCCGAACCGCGACTACAGGACGGCTCCGCGGGATTCTGGAGGTGTGTGACCGACCCCTGGTCTCGATGGACTTCAAGGGCGATCCTCATTCCTCCATCGTAGACGCCCTCATGACGTTGGTCCTGAAGGACCGGATTGTGAAGGTTGTAGCCTGGTATGATAACGAGTGGGGGTATTCGTGTCGGATGGCCGATCTGGCTGCGTACGTAGCTGCTCAAGACCTCAAACGTGATCAGCAACGGCTCTGGGGCGTCGCAAAGGGCACAAAGCCATCATAA
- a CDS encoding 4a-hydroxytetrahydrobiopterin dehydratase, with protein sequence MLKAKECPVISDEEVVKRLEQELPGWYLEGRWIRRKFNTDGWPTTLMLVNTIAYLAEAAWHHPDLEVTWGKVWVKLRTHAAGGITEKDFTLAKQIEQSVLWRPGESSPLDGTPNKWVRGGSKE encoded by the coding sequence ATGTTAAAAGCTAAAGAGTGCCCAGTCATTTCGGATGAGGAAGTGGTCAAACGCCTGGAGCAAGAGCTGCCAGGGTGGTACCTGGAGGGGCGATGGATCAGAAGAAAGTTCAATACCGACGGGTGGCCGACCACACTCATGTTGGTCAATACGATTGCCTACTTGGCTGAGGCCGCCTGGCATCATCCCGACCTGGAGGTCACCTGGGGTAAGGTTTGGGTCAAGCTGAGGACCCATGCCGCCGGGGGGATCACCGAGAAGGACTTCACCCTTGCCAAGCAGATCGAACAGTCCGTACTCTGGCGACCAGGCGAAAGCTCTCCCCTTGACGGCACACCAAACAAATGGGTTCGCGGTGGCAGCAAAGAGTAG
- a CDS encoding 6-carboxytetrahydropterin synthase, producing the protein MMAAFRIRVNHENLKFSSAHFVLFGNGQCESLHGHNYRAWVELEGSLQPSDYVMDFLAVKPLLKQICEHLDHRVLLPTENEDLRIKQGGAMVEAIYGKKQYGFPAEDVLLLPIHNATAELLARYICGELKAEIRKRYGGEGVVIIRVGVQESFGQEASYEEAF; encoded by the coding sequence ATGATGGCTGCGTTTCGTATCAGGGTGAACCACGAGAATCTCAAGTTCAGCTCAGCCCACTTTGTGCTCTTCGGCAATGGTCAGTGTGAGTCGCTTCACGGTCATAACTATAGGGCCTGGGTGGAACTGGAAGGGTCGCTTCAGCCGAGTGACTACGTCATGGATTTCCTCGCCGTCAAGCCGCTCCTGAAACAGATCTGCGAGCATCTGGACCACCGAGTGCTGCTGCCGACCGAAAATGAGGATTTGAGAATCAAGCAGGGCGGTGCGATGGTCGAAGCGATCTATGGCAAAAAGCAGTACGGCTTTCCGGCGGAAGATGTGCTGCTGCTACCGATCCACAACGCCACCGCAGAACTGTTGGCCCGGTATATCTGCGGGGAGTTGAAGGCAGAGATCAGGAAGCGATACGGGGGCGAAGGGGTCGTCATAATTAGGGTTGGTGTGCAGGAATCGTTCGGGCAGGAGGCCTCATACGAAGAGGCCTTCTAA